A section of the Ornithinimicrobium sufpigmenti genome encodes:
- a CDS encoding YceI family protein gives MGLFDWFTKKSTPAAESATPSGAVATLEREPDAVTETLAGTWTIDPGHSSLGFTARHAMVTNVRGTFDEVEGSGTLDLTDPANSSVTVLMQASSINTGSADRDGHLRSADFFDVETYPELRFVSTSVERLAGETLRVAGDLTIKDVTRPVSIDVEFTGVATDPFGNQRAGFEGTTTVNRKDWGLEWNAALETGGVLVSEKIKLTLDISAIKSV, from the coding sequence ATGGGCCTGTTCGACTGGTTCACCAAGAAGTCCACCCCCGCCGCCGAGTCCGCCACCCCGTCCGGTGCCGTCGCCACGCTGGAGCGCGAGCCCGACGCTGTCACCGAGACGCTGGCCGGCACCTGGACCATCGACCCCGGCCACAGCAGCCTGGGCTTCACCGCCCGGCACGCGATGGTCACCAACGTGCGCGGCACCTTCGACGAGGTCGAGGGCTCGGGCACCCTGGACCTCACCGACCCCGCCAACTCCTCGGTGACCGTCCTCATGCAGGCGTCGAGCATCAACACCGGCTCCGCCGACCGCGACGGCCACCTGCGCAGCGCCGACTTCTTCGACGTCGAGACCTACCCCGAGCTGCGGTTCGTCTCCACCTCGGTGGAGCGCCTCGCCGGTGAGACCCTGCGCGTCGCGGGCGACCTCACCATCAAGGACGTCACCCGTCCGGTCAGCATCGACGTTGAGTTCACCGGTGTCGCGACGGACCCGTTCGGCAACCAGCGCGCCGGCTTCGAGGGCACGACCACGGTCAACCGCAAGGACTGGGGTCTGGAGTGGAACGCCGCCCTGGAGACCGGTGGCGTCCTGGTCAGCGAGAAGATCAAGCTCACCCTCGACATCTCGGCCATCAAGTCCGTCTGA